The DNA sequence TCGCCGGTGTCGGACGCCGACTCCACCACCAGGGTGCCGCATCCGAGGATGCGTTCGAGCAGGCGCTGGTCCGAGCTCACGCTGCTGACCTTGGCGAGCGGGATGTCGTCCTGGGACTTGTTGAGGATGCCGGTGCTGATGGAGAACCGGTGCGTGGTGAGCGTGTACGACGTGGTCACCCAGCGCAGGTAGGGCACGAGCGCCCACCAGACGAGCAGGATCACGACCACCGCGGTGACCGCGATCCGGGCGTAGCCGGTGTACGGCTCGCCGCCGGGGATGAGCAGGAAGGCGGTCACGAGGGCGGCGAGGAGGATGACGACCGCGAGGACCGGCCGCACCAGCCGCTTCCAGTGCGGGTGGAACGAGTGCACCACGCGCTCGCCCTCGGTCAGGTGATGCTCGGGGATTCCCATGCGGCACATCGTGGCACGGCGCGGGCCGCGCCGTCCGCCCCCTCGTCCGCCCTGTGGACAACTCTCCGCCGCCGTCCACAGCGGCCGTCCCGAGCGCCCCGCAGGGACGGTGCTTAGTCCCGCGCTCCGGTGGAGGGCCGCATTCCGCGCCGCGCACGGGGTTTCACTCCACACGCCCCGCGGGGTGTCGCATCCGCGCTTCGCACCGGCGGTCCGGGCGAGGTGACGGCGTCACCCCGCCGGCCTGCCGCACCGGATCACCGGGCCGGTTCACCGTGCCGGCCGTACGTGCACGACCTCCCCGGCGCTCACCGCCCGCTCCCCGTCGCCGGTGCGGACCAGCAGGCACCCGGACTCGTCCACCCCCGTGGCCGTGCCGGTGAGCACCCGGTCGCCGGGCAGCTCGACCCGCACCTCGCGGCCGACCGTGGCGCTCGCGGCCAGATAGGCCGAGCGCAGCCCGGCCGCGTCCGCGTCGCCGCCCGCGGCCGTCCAGTCCCGGTAGTGCCGCTCGATCTCGCGCAGCACGGCCCGCAGCAGCGGGTCCCGGTCGGTGCACGCGGCCTTCTCCACCGCGAGCGAGGTCGCGGTCGGCACCGGCAGCTCGTCCGGGCGCAGGCTCACGTTGAGCCCCATGCCCACCACGATCGCGGCGTCGCCGCCGGAGTCCACCCGCTCGGCGAGCACCCCGGCGAGCTTGCGCTCCCCGGCCAGCAGGTCGTTGGGCCACTTCAGCCGCACGTCGACCTCGGCGATCCGCCGTACCGCGGTGGCCCCGGCCACGCCGACGAGCAGCGGCAGCCACCCCAGCCGCGCGGGCGGCACCCGCGGCCGCAGCAGCACCGAGAACATCAGCCCGGACCGCGGCGGCGCCGACCAGGTACGGCCCAGCCGTCCCCGCCCGGCGGACTGGTACTCGGTGACGAGCACGGTGCCCTCCGGCGCGCCCGCCCGCGCCGCGTCGGCGAGGTCGGCGTTGGTCGACCCGGTGCGCCCGACGACGGTGAGCGACGACCACAGCGACCCGGGTCGGACGAGCGCGCGCGTCAGCGCCCGCTGGGACAGCGGCGGGCGGTCGAGATCGGTGTACGGCGATTCCTCCACCCGCCCATCCTGCCCGGTCGCGGCGACCGCTCCGGCCGGGCCGGGCGGATCACCCGGTGTTCTGCAGCCCGGCGGCCACGCCGTTCACCGAGAGCAGCAGCAGCGTGGAGAGCCGGTCGCGCTCGTGCTCGCTCAGCTCGCCGTTCGCCCGCAGCGCGGACAGCGCGCGCAGCTGCAGGTGGGACAGGGCGTCCACGTACGGGTTGCGGAGCTGCACCGCGCGGGAGAGCACCCGCCGGTTCTCCAGCAGCCGCGAGTGCCCGGTCACCTCGAGCACGAGCCGCATGGTGAGGTCGTACTCGGCGAGCACCCGCTGGGTGAAGTCCTCCCGGCCGCCGAGCGACAGGTACCGCTCGGCGATCGCCCGGTCGGTCTTCGCCAGCGACATCTCGGCGTTGTCGATCAGCGAGTTGAACAGCGGCCACTCGTGGTAGGCACGGCGCAGCTCGTCGAGGTCGTCCACGGCGGCCAGGCCGCTGCCGAGGCCGTACCAGCCGGGCAGGTTGACCCGGGTCTGCGCCCAGGCGAACACCCACGGGATCGCCCGCAGGTCGTCGAGCGAGCGCGGGGCGCCGAGCCCGCGCCGCGGCGGCCGGGAGCCGAGCCGCAGCGAGCCGATCTCCTCC is a window from the Thermopolyspora flexuosa genome containing:
- a CDS encoding PH domain-containing protein produces the protein MGIPEHHLTEGERVVHSFHPHWKRLVRPVLAVVILLAALVTAFLLIPGGEPYTGYARIAVTAVVVILLVWWALVPYLRWVTTSYTLTTHRFSISTGILNKSQDDIPLAKVSSVSSDQRLLERILGCGTLVVESASDTGDLRLTDVPRIQLVRSELFRLVEDAADGQVDGR
- a CDS encoding biotin--[acetyl-CoA-carboxylase] ligase, translated to MEESPYTDLDRPPLSQRALTRALVRPGSLWSSLTVVGRTGSTNADLADAARAGAPEGTVLVTEYQSAGRGRLGRTWSAPPRSGLMFSVLLRPRVPPARLGWLPLLVGVAGATAVRRIAEVDVRLKWPNDLLAGERKLAGVLAERVDSGGDAAIVVGMGLNVSLRPDELPVPTATSLAVEKAACTDRDPLLRAVLREIERHYRDWTAAGGDADAAGLRSAYLAASATVGREVRVELPGDRVLTGTATGVDESGCLLVRTGDGERAVSAGEVVHVRPAR